The bacterium sequence CGGCACGCCGCCGAACGTGACCTACACGCCGAGTACCGGCTTCACGGGCAATGATGCTTTCACATTTTTGGCCAACGACGGCCAATTGAACAGCAACACGGCGACGGTTACGATTACTGTGGATGAGGAACCTGTAGCTCCGCCGCTTGCAGGTTTCTTTGGCACGCCTCTGCTCGGCGTGACGCCGCTCACCGTGCAGTTCACCGACACCTCCACCGGCCTCATCACAAGCTGGCTGTGGGATTTCGGCGACGGCCACACCAGCACCGAGCAGAATCCGCAGCACACTTATGATGTGCAGGTCGATCCCAAATTCACCGTCAGTCTCACCGTCACCGGCCCGGGCGGCAGTGACACCGAGACCAAGGTGAATTACATTGAAGTGTTGCTCGCCCTCGAGGTCAATATCGAGGCAGCGCCGGCCTCCGGTCTGGCGCCCCTCGCGGTGGCGTTCAGCAGCTCTTCCAATCTTCCGATATCGAGCTATTCCTGGAATTTCGGCGACGGTGGCGCCAGCACCGACGCGCATCCTGCGCACACTTACCTCCAGCCCGGGGCGTACACCGTGACGCTGGTCACCGAAACGCCGCTAGGCCGCATCACCACCAGAAAAGTCAACTTTGTGCAGGTCTTCGACTGCTTCACCAAGGCACCGCTGAGCCTGGTCTCGGGCAGTCCCACTTATCCCGGCGAAGGTTGGGATAATGCCATCGACGGGGACGTGGATGGCTGGAACGGGACCGTTACTGCGGACGGCAACCCGCCGCAAGCCGTCTTCGGCTTTAGCGACGGCAACGCCCGCATGATCGACCGGGTGCGCCTGTTGACCGACACCAACGTGCTTTTCTCCAGCCGCTGGGTGAAGGAGTTCCGCGTGCTGGTCTCGACCACCGGCACTGCTGATAGCGACTTCAGCGAAGTGTTGGCCGGCGTCAAGACCGGCGGGGCGTGGGAAGATTTCACTTTTCCCGCGGCCGGCGCCAAGTTCGTCAAACTCGTGATCGACAAACCGGCCGCAGGATTCCGGCAGTTGGGTGAATTCGAGGTCTGGGAAGCGCTGGATGCAAATCCGCCCGACACTACCCTCTCGAGCATTGCGGTCAGCAGTCCGCACGTTGCCGACGGCGAGGACGCCGCCACGATCACCATCGTCCTGCGCGACGCCAGCGGCGCGGCGATCACCGGCAAGCCCTCGATTGCCTTCAAGCTGTTTGTCAGCGGCGCGCAGAACAGTGTCAGCGCAGTGACCGAAACGACGATTCCGGGAACCTATCAGGCCACGCTCACTTCGCTGACCGCAGAAGTGAAAACCGTTTCAGTGTTGCTGGGCTGCACGCGCCTCAACAAGACGCCGGCAGGTGAGTTGGCAAGCACGACGTTTGTGCCCATCCCGGTCCAACTCGCCAGCCTGGTGTTCGTGCAGGGCGCCGAGGCGTATCCTGGCGAAGGCTGGGACAATGCGATTGACGGTGACGTCGAGGATTGGGACGGCACCACAACAATCAGCGGCACGCCCGCGTTTGGCGTGTTCTCCTTCGCCGGCGGGGCCACCGAGAAGGTCGCAGCCGTGCGCCTGCTAACCGACACCGGCGTGGGCTTCGGGTCGCGCTGGGTGCGGAAGTTCAGGATTCTGGTTTCCACCTCCGGCACGGCAGCGGGCAATTTCACGGAAGTGCTGCAGGGTGAGCTGAGCGGTGGCGGCTGGCAGGAATTCAGTATGACGCCGGTGTCGGCCAAGTACGTCAAACTGCAGATCGACACGCCTGCCTCTGGTTTCCGGCAACTGGGAGAATTCGAAGTCCATGTCACCGGCAGCGGGCTGGCGAAGAGTGCAGCGGCTGAGCAGGTAGAGGAGGCGGGCCTGCCAATCGAATTCGCCCTGTCGCAGAACTATCCCAACCCCTTCAATCCAGAAACCGTGATTCGCATTGAATTGCCGGCTTCCGTCCCCACGCGGCTGGATTTGTATGACCTGCAAGGACGCCTCGTCCGTCGCCTGGTTGACAAGCAGATGACTGCCGGTGTGCACAATCTCAAATGGGATGGCACCGATGAGCAGGGCCGGCGCGTCAGCAGCGGCATCTATTGCTATCGTCTGCAGGCAGGTTCGTTCGTGCAGATCAAGCGCATGACGCTGCTCAAGTAGTTCTGTGTTTAGGATAGCCGGGCATTGGGCCGGCCACCGGCAATAGCGTTAAACAGCAAAGGCGATTGAGGCAACTCAATCGCCTTTTTCTATTTGGGAAGCATCGCAGCGTAGTCTGTCAGACTGCAAAGGAGCCAAGCTGGACGAAACTTCGCGGCCGCGCTGTTTTTTTCAGAACAATACCATGACCCGAATGAGCCGCCACCTGCGAAAGCAAAAACGCACGCAACGGTGCAATGATACGCAAAGGAAGACTTGACTTCAGTCTTCCCTGAATAGGGTCAACAGACGATTGAAATGCCTTCGCGAGCCTCTGCGCCTCAAGATGCTGCGCCTGTGATCGACGCAACTGCGAGCGGCCGGCCGGCACGCAACGAGGCGGTGGCTGCCAGCGCCGCACGCAAGGCGGCGATCCCGTCAGCGATGCTGACCGGCGGCTGGCGGTCGTGACGCAGGTTGTCGACGAAATTCAGCAACTGGGAAGTGTACGCCGCGGCGAAGCGCTCCATGAAGTAAGGCACGGTGTCGTGCGCGATGCTGTTTTTGGTCATCACCAGCAGCGGCGTTTCGCGCAAATAGCCGATACGCAGCGTGCCGCGCGTGCCGAGGATTTCCGTGGCAATGTCATAACCGTAGACGCCGTTGCGGCTCAAGTCGATGGCGCCCAGCCGGCCATCCGCGAAGATCAAACTGATGACGGCATTGTCGATATCGCCCACGCCTGCCATTTCGGGATATGCCAGCACGCCGCCGATAGCGTAGGTGGTTTCGATCTCACCCATGAACCAGCGCGCCAGATCGAGATCGTGAATGCCCATGTCAACGATCAGCCCGCCGCTGCTGCGCGGATCGGCGTACTCCAGGCTGGGGCGGAAGGGATCGCGGCTGGTGGCGCGAAACACCACCGGGGTGCCGATTTCGCCTTGATCAATCCTGGCCTTGGCCGCGAGGTAACCGCGGTCGAAGCGCCGCATGAATCCCATTTGAAAAAAGACGCCGCAGCGTTCGAGCGCATGTCTCATCTCTTCCGCCTCCGCCAGCGAGAGTGACAAGGGTTTCTCGCAAAAAATCGCCTTCTGGCGTTGCGCCGCGGCAATGACCAGCTCCCGGTGCGTGTGCGTGGGCGTGACGATCACCACCGCATCGATTTCCTTGTCTTCCAGCAACGCGTGAGGATCAGCATACCAGCGCGGCACCTCGAACGCCTCGGCCACCTGTTGCGCGGTTTCGCGGTTGAGGTCGGCCACAGCGAGCAGGCGCGCTGCCGGTGTGGCTTGGGCGAGATCGCGCGCGTAAACCCGGCCCAATCGTCCCGCGCCGATCAAGCCGAGCTTGATTTTGGCTTTGGCATTTTCGGTCATGTTTGCGCCCTCGCTTGTCTGCGCGGCCGCCTTAATGCGGCAGTGCGGCTTTGGTGATCAACTCAATCTTCACCGGCACGTAGGCCGGCAACGTTTCTCCGCGCATGATTTTCACGGCGTGCTCGACCGCCAGGCGGCCCATCTCCGCGGGAAACTGCGCGACGGAAGCGGCCAAGGTGCCGGCGGCAATCGCAGTGCGGGCGTCCGCGACGGCGTCAAAGCCGAGGAGGGTGATCTGCCCGGTTTTACCTGCCGCCGCGATGGCCTCCATCGCGCCGAGCGCCATCATGTCGTTGCACGCGAACATCGCATCCAGAGCGGGATGCGCCTGCAGCAGATTTTGGCAAACACTGAAACCTTGATCGCGTTCCCAGTTCGCCGGCTGCGAGGCTACGATCGGCATGCCCGGCGCCTCCTGCAAGGCCTCGCGAAAACCGCGCAAGCGCGCCTCGCTGGTTTCGTGGCCGGGAATGCCTTCGAGAATCGCGACGCGGGCGCGGCCTTGCTTCAGCGCGATGAGATGCCGCCCGGCAACCAGGCCGCCATCATAATTGTCCGAGCCGATGAAAGTGGCAACGGTGACGCCCGCGGCCGCCGCCGCCTCTTCATCCAAACGGGTGTCGACGATGATCACCGGAATGCCGGCGGCGTTGGCTTTGCCGATCGCCGGCACGATTTCACGCGAGCCGCTCGGCACCACGCAGATGACATCGACCTTGGTTTGAATGAGATTCTCGATGATCTGCATTTGCTTTTCCACGTCGATTTCGCGTTCGGCGGCCTGCACGGTCAGGCGCACGCCCAATTGCCGGGCTGCGGCTTCCGCGCCTTCCTGCATGTCCATGAAGAAGGGATTGTTGAGCGTCTTCAGCACCAGCGCCACGCGCGGCCCGCCGGCGGCAGTTTGGCCGCTGTCGCGATTACAGGCCGCGAGCCCGAGAACG is a genomic window containing:
- the iolG gene encoding inositol 2-dehydrogenase, which codes for MTENAKAKIKLGLIGAGRLGRVYARDLAQATPAARLLAVADLNRETAQQVAEAFEVPRWYADPHALLEDKEIDAVVIVTPTHTHRELVIAAAQRQKAIFCEKPLSLSLAEAEEMRHALERCGVFFQMGFMRRFDRGYLAAKARIDQGEIGTPVVFRATSRDPFRPSLEYADPRSSGGLIVDMGIHDLDLARWFMGEIETTYAIGGVLAYPEMAGVGDIDNAVISLIFADGRLGAIDLSRNGVYGYDIATEILGTRGTLRIGYLRETPLLVMTKNSIAHDTVPYFMERFAAAYTSQLLNFVDNLRHDRQPPVSIADGIAALRAALAATASLRAGRPLAVASITGAAS
- a CDS encoding sugar ABC transporter substrate-binding protein, whose translation is MRRTVLCLLVVLGLAACNRDSGQTAAGGPRVALVLKTLNNPFFMDMQEGAEAAARQLGVRLTVQAAEREIDVEKQMQIIENLIQTKVDVICVVPSGSREIVPAIGKANAAGIPVIIVDTRLDEEAAAAAGVTVATFIGSDNYDGGLVAGRHLIALKQGRARVAILEGIPGHETSEARLRGFREALQEAPGMPIVASQPANWERDQGFSVCQNLLQAHPALDAMFACNDMMALGAMEAIAAAGKTGQITLLGFDAVADARTAIAAGTLAASVAQFPAEMGRLAVEHAVKIMRGETLPAYVPVKIELITKAALPH